In Deltaproteobacteria bacterium, one genomic interval encodes:
- a CDS encoding bifunctional (p)ppGpp synthetase/guanosine-3',5'-bis(diphosphate) 3'-pyrophosphohydrolase has translation MTKKADFFSRMGEQHPELDTEFLKRVHDWAVSKKKAALGSGEAEGHPDRSLEVASILADMKLDTVSVAAGLLRDAAGENGAAREEIETLFGADLAGLVHSVSRISGLSFNSGRERQAEIIRKMILAMSTDLRVILIHLADLLYRMRNIEGLAGERQSDLAGETLEIYAPIASRLGIYWIKKELEDRALKVLHPTEYSAIESRLITERGERDIFIAKVKAEITQRLARDGITAEVKGRYKHIYSIFTKMRRQNLPFEEIYDIIAFRVIVESVPQCYQGLGSIHSLWKPVENKFKDYISRPKSNMYQSLHTTVIGPGGRRMEVQIRTGEMDAIAESGVAAHWSYKEGRRPDPKTLAAIAWVQNIVDQQQSITDPSEFLDNVRIELFPDEIYLFTPKGDVLALPKGATPVDFAFAVHTQVGHTCVGAKINGRMVPLKTRLETGDSVEIITAKNQHPRKDWLTFVKTVKARARIRQWIKTEERERSLSMGRELCEKLFRRNKLSLNSLIKSDKWPDVLCAFGVKATEDLLVEVGYGKVTPLQILNRLLPKEGDEEKKCELPASEAREAPRKKVGGGITVRGADGILLRFAKCCNPVPGDAITGYITRGFGVTVHRASCPNARAACDLERVIEVAWEGEPEAAYPVRLRIISRDRVGLLADITAAITKMKANILSVNSTSDVARGMADGIFIVAVPGRKQLDLVVKEIRKIQGVQDVKRLGG, from the coding sequence ATGACAAAAAAAGCCGATTTTTTTTCAAGGATGGGCGAACAGCATCCGGAGCTGGACACGGAGTTTTTGAAAAGGGTTCACGACTGGGCCGTTTCCAAAAAAAAGGCTGCTTTGGGGTCGGGTGAAGCCGAAGGCCATCCCGACCGCTCCCTGGAAGTGGCGTCAATCCTGGCCGACATGAAGCTCGACACCGTGAGCGTCGCCGCCGGGCTTCTTCGGGACGCCGCTGGCGAAAACGGGGCGGCGCGCGAGGAAATCGAGACCCTTTTCGGGGCCGACCTGGCGGGGCTGGTGCATTCGGTTTCCCGGATATCGGGCCTTTCATTCAATTCTGGCCGCGAACGCCAGGCGGAGATCATCCGCAAGATGATCCTGGCCATGTCCACGGACCTTCGGGTGATCCTCATCCATCTTGCCGACCTCCTTTACCGGATGCGGAACATAGAAGGCCTTGCGGGTGAAAGACAATCTGACCTTGCGGGTGAGACCCTGGAGATCTACGCCCCCATCGCCAGCCGCCTGGGCATCTACTGGATAAAAAAGGAGCTGGAGGACCGGGCCCTGAAGGTTCTCCATCCCACGGAGTATTCCGCCATAGAAAGCCGCCTCATAACCGAGCGCGGCGAGCGGGACATCTTCATAGCCAAGGTCAAGGCCGAAATAACCCAAAGGCTGGCCAGGGACGGCATAACCGCCGAGGTGAAGGGCCGCTACAAGCACATCTACTCCATCTTCACCAAGATGCGCCGACAGAACCTGCCCTTTGAGGAGATTTACGACATTATAGCCTTCCGGGTGATAGTGGAAAGCGTGCCCCAGTGTTACCAGGGCTTGGGAAGCATCCACAGCCTGTGGAAGCCGGTGGAAAACAAGTTCAAGGATTACATCAGCCGCCCCAAGAGCAACATGTATCAGTCTTTGCACACCACGGTGATCGGGCCGGGCGGGCGGCGTATGGAGGTCCAGATCAGGACCGGCGAGATGGACGCCATCGCCGAATCCGGCGTGGCCGCCCACTGGAGCTACAAGGAGGGCAGGCGGCCCGATCCCAAGACCCTGGCCGCCATCGCCTGGGTTCAGAACATAGTGGACCAGCAGCAGTCCATAACCGATCCGTCCGAGTTTCTGGACAACGTGCGCATCGAGCTTTTTCCGGACGAAATCTACCTTTTCACGCCAAAGGGGGACGTGCTGGCCCTTCCCAAGGGCGCGACCCCGGTGGATTTCGCCTTTGCGGTGCATACCCAGGTGGGGCACACCTGCGTCGGCGCAAAAATCAACGGTCGCATGGTCCCTTTGAAAACCCGCCTGGAAACGGGAGATTCGGTTGAAATCATCACGGCCAAAAACCAGCACCCCAGGAAGGACTGGCTCACCTTCGTAAAAACCGTGAAGGCCCGCGCCCGTATCCGGCAGTGGATAAAGACCGAGGAGCGGGAACGCAGCCTTTCCATGGGCCGGGAGCTTTGCGAAAAGCTCTTCAGAAGGAACAAGCTGTCCTTAAACAGCCTGATAAAGTCCGACAAGTGGCCGGACGTTCTGTGCGCTTTCGGGGTGAAGGCAACCGAGGACCTTCTGGTGGAGGTGGGTTACGGCAAGGTGACGCCTCTCCAGATACTCAACCGCCTTCTTCCCAAGGAGGGCGACGAGGAGAAGAAATGCGAACTCCCCGCCTCCGAGGCCAGGGAAGCGCCAAGAAAGAAGGTGGGGGGCGGAATCACCGTGAGGGGGGCGGACGGCATCCTTTTGAGGTTCGCCAAATGCTGCAACCCGGTTCCGGGCGACGCCATCACGGGCTACATAACCCGTGGTTTCGGCGTTACGGTGCATAGGGCGAGCTGCCCCAACGCCCGCGCTGCCTGCGACCTGGAGCGGGTGATAGAGGTTGCCTGGGAGGGCGAGCCCGAAGCGGCCTACCCGGTGCGCCTGAGAATCATTTCACGCGACAGGGTGGGGCTTCTGGCCGACATCACCGCCGCCATAACCAAGATGAAGGCCAACATCCTTTCGGTGAATTCCACCAGCGACGTGGCCAGGGGCATGGCCGACGGCATTTTTATCGTGGCGGTGCCGGGCAGGAAGCAGCTTGACCTGGTTGTGAAGGAAATCAGGAAGATACAGGGAGTTCAGGATGTAAAGCGGCTGGGCGGATAA
- a CDS encoding proline--tRNA ligase — protein MAKAAKTAITPTRSEDYALWYQEVVKAADLAETSPVRGCMIIKPWGYTLWENMVAVLDARFKATGVKNAYFPLFIPLRFLEQEAEHVEGFAKECAVVTHHRLEKGPDGGLVPAGPLTEPLVVRPTSETIIGEAFSRWVGSYRDLPVLINQWANVVRWEMRTRIFLRTSEFLWQEGHTAHASEDEARERTLMMLGVYSDFVENWLAVPVIRGEKTPAERFPGAVATCCIEAMMQDRKALQAGTSHYLGENFARASGIRFQNREGQEEFARTTSWGVSTRLIGGLIMTHSDDDGLILPPKVASAHVVIMPIVKDPEKAAAVREYAEKLSREISAMDYHGRKIVVEMDDRETGARGWDWIKKGIPVRVEIGPRDMAENAVFVGRRDTPGHKKESVARDAFVGQLTEILDSIQANIYKKALDFRAEHTTEIDDRVDFYEFFTPRDAEKPEIHGGFARSHWCGNPDCEAKIKEDLTVTIRVIPEDGRDEAGRCVFCGEKSHRRVIFAKAY, from the coding sequence ATGGCCAAGGCGGCGAAAACAGCCATAACCCCAACGCGCAGCGAAGATTACGCCCTCTGGTATCAGGAGGTGGTGAAGGCCGCTGACCTCGCGGAAACGAGCCCTGTTCGAGGGTGCATGATAATAAAGCCCTGGGGCTACACCCTTTGGGAAAACATGGTGGCGGTTCTGGACGCCAGGTTCAAGGCCACCGGCGTGAAAAACGCCTATTTTCCGCTCTTCATCCCCCTGCGTTTTCTGGAGCAGGAGGCCGAGCACGTTGAGGGCTTTGCAAAGGAATGCGCGGTTGTCACCCATCACCGCCTGGAAAAAGGCCCGGACGGCGGCCTTGTGCCGGCCGGCCCCCTTACCGAGCCCCTGGTGGTGCGCCCCACCTCCGAGACCATAATCGGCGAGGCTTTCTCACGCTGGGTGGGCTCCTACCGAGACCTGCCGGTCCTTATCAACCAGTGGGCCAACGTGGTGCGCTGGGAAATGCGTACGCGGATTTTTCTGCGCACCAGCGAATTTTTATGGCAGGAGGGCCACACCGCCCACGCATCCGAAGATGAGGCGCGGGAGCGCACCCTGATGATGCTTGGCGTTTATTCCGATTTTGTCGAAAACTGGCTCGCCGTGCCGGTGATCCGGGGCGAAAAGACGCCCGCCGAGCGCTTTCCGGGGGCGGTGGCCACTTGCTGCATAGAGGCCATGATGCAGGACCGGAAGGCCCTTCAAGCCGGGACGTCCCACTATCTTGGCGAGAATTTCGCCAGGGCCTCAGGCATCCGCTTCCAGAACCGGGAAGGCCAGGAAGAATTCGCCCGCACCACGTCATGGGGCGTCTCAACAAGGCTCATCGGCGGGCTCATAATGACCCATTCCGACGACGACGGCCTGATTCTGCCCCCCAAGGTGGCCTCTGCCCACGTGGTCATAATGCCCATTGTCAAAGACCCGGAAAAGGCAGCAGCGGTGCGCGAATACGCCGAAAAGCTCTCGCGGGAGATTTCCGCAATGGACTACCACGGGCGAAAGATAGTGGTGGAGATGGATGACCGGGAAACCGGCGCAAGGGGCTGGGACTGGATAAAGAAGGGAATACCGGTCAGGGTGGAGATCGGCCCCCGCGACATGGCCGAAAACGCGGTTTTCGTTGGGAGGCGCGACACGCCGGGCCATAAGAAGGAATCCGTGGCCAGGGACGCCTTCGTCGGGCAACTTACCGAAATCCTCGATTCCATACAGGCCAACATCTATAAAAAAGCCCTTGATTTCCGCGCGGAGCACACAACGGAAATCGACGATCGCGTGGACTTCTACGAGTTTTTCACCCCCCGTGACGCCGAAAAACCGGAAATCCACGGCGGCTTCGCCCGCTCCCACTGGTGCGGAAACCCGGATTGCGAGGCGAAAATCAAGGAAGACCTAACCGTCACCATACGGGTGATACCGGAAGACGGGCGGGATGAAGCGGGCCGTTGCGTTTTTTGCGGGGAAAAAAGCCACCGCCGGGTCATATTTGCGAAGGCTTATTGA
- a CDS encoding HU family DNA-binding protein, whose amino-acid sequence MNKADLVNEVAKVVEKKKDAQAAVDCMVAAITEALKKNDTVTLVGFGTFKVDKRAARKGRNPQTGAPLEIAAKNIPKFTPGKALKDAVN is encoded by the coding sequence ATGAACAAGGCTGATCTCGTAAATGAAGTGGCCAAGGTCGTTGAGAAGAAAAAGGACGCCCAGGCGGCTGTGGATTGCATGGTTGCCGCCATCACCGAGGCGCTCAAGAAGAACGACACGGTGACCCTGGTCGGATTCGGAACCTTCAAGGTTGACAAGCGCGCCGCCCGCAAAGGCCGCAATCCCCAGACCGGCGCCCCCCTCGAAATCGCCGCGAAGAACATTCCCAAGTTCACTCCGGGCAAGGCCCTCAAGGATGCCGTGAACTGA
- a CDS encoding ribonuclease Z yields the protein MRPSFAPRLVSESPFGDPALFAPFALEHRALLFDAGDTGPLSPRDVLKISHVFVSHAHMDHFMGFDRLLLLGLGREKDLCVFGPAGFLKNVEGKLSGYLWNLAHRFTNSFSITASEVTEDSIKTRTFRLADAFAPGPAVIRPFDGVLVSEPSLTVRAAVLDHGTPCLGFALRERFHVNILSTGLDRLGLAPGPWLSGFKEALFSEADPETPVAATSAGGGEKVLPLGFLTENIVRKSPGQSLGYITDVVGHEENEKKILSLVKGVDHLFVEAAFLDEDSESAAEKFHLTAGQAGRIARKAGVKRLDVFHFSPRYSDDPGKLKNEAMRAFEGGGES from the coding sequence ATGCGACCTTCCTTTGCACCGAGGCTGGTTTCCGAAAGCCCCTTCGGCGATCCCGCCCTTTTCGCGCCCTTTGCCCTGGAACACCGGGCCCTGTTGTTCGACGCAGGCGACACCGGCCCGCTTTCCCCACGGGATGTCCTCAAAATCAGCCACGTTTTCGTGTCCCACGCCCACATGGACCATTTCATGGGCTTCGACCGGCTGCTTTTGCTGGGCCTTGGCCGGGAAAAGGACCTTTGCGTGTTCGGCCCCGCCGGTTTCCTGAAAAACGTGGAGGGCAAGCTCTCAGGCTATCTCTGGAACCTCGCGCACCGCTTCACCAACTCCTTTTCCATCACGGCCTCCGAAGTCACTGAAGATTCTATCAAAACCCGCACATTTCGCCTTGCGGACGCCTTCGCGCCGGGTCCGGCGGTCATCCGGCCCTTTGACGGCGTGCTTGTCTCGGAGCCGTCCCTTACGGTCAGAGCAGCCGTGCTGGATCACGGCACCCCCTGCCTCGGTTTCGCGCTTCGGGAGCGCTTTCACGTAAACATTCTGAGCACGGGGCTTGACAGGCTCGGCCTCGCGCCGGGCCCCTGGCTTTCCGGGTTCAAGGAGGCCCTTTTTTCCGAAGCCGACCCGGAAACTCCTGTTGCGGCCACGTCAGCAGGGGGCGGGGAGAAGGTACTGCCCCTGGGTTTTCTCACCGAAAATATTGTCCGAAAAAGTCCGGGCCAGTCCCTGGGCTACATAACCGATGTCGTCGGGCACGAGGAAAACGAAAAAAAAATTCTTTCCCTGGTCAAAGGAGTTGACCACCTTTTTGTCGAGGCGGCCTTTCTTGATGAAGATTCAGAAAGCGCTGCTGAAAAATTTCACCTGACTGCTGGCCAGGCAGGGCGCATTGCGAGAAAGGCCGGTGTCAAGCGTCTTGACGTGTTCCATTTTTCGCCGAGGTACTCGGATGATCCGGGAAAACTCAAAAATGAGGCCATGAGGGCCTTTGAGGGCGGGGGTGAAAGTTGA
- a CDS encoding tetratricopeptide repeat protein — MKEEHVALRHDRLFGPAALLILILAAFACYQNALDGPFFLDDGDHLGDNRYIRVTSLSPNALCDAAFLGPSPNRPVPKLTFALDYYRAGLSTRNFRAVNVALHAATAFMACLLLFLVLGAPGTAERLHKNRRTIAFCAALLWMLSPVQTQSVSYIVQRMNILAAFFYLSAFVAYIKARSSARAGFRAAWFTLCGLCALLAAGSKENAAMLPFFLLLYEWFFFQDLDTGWLKRRGAAYFLLSMVFLLAVGLVAMGLHPVQSLAGPYQVRNFTMAERLLTQARVVVHYLSILVAPLPERLNFDHDFPLSTGLFSPVTTFFSALFIFSAALSPLFLARRHRLLSFSILWFFGNLVMESSVIGLEMVFEHRLYLPSLFFFLAVVMAIFSVFKNSRRAVVLCIILVLASGLGTRVRNEAWAGSISMWQDAVKKSPQKARPRYSLAVALYREGRLAEAEGEARKAVKLDPLDPDAWFNLGRILEHPDIDKLTEAVAAYREAVRLGPRDYMPLINCSFALAKLGNFDKARATLAPALKASPGDPLVQLTAGRILLHEKKPEKALNHLRLAQAQAPDMALVYESMGTALAQLYLYRKAGENFEKAAQLDPENASALSNWGHSLYRLGRYREAKALYAKAVSLDPENVDALLTLAVMENLTGRPLSAISVYKRASAVDPLNPLCKTAEKRGLRLEARYGAARASAEKLAASLKTNPANPAALLELGVNLERMGDYKGAINAYLAAERLAPKVGEIKNNLGLIAMKEENYPRAREYFSAALALNEKNMAAIYNLMCLYSRTNDRDSAVKWLKRLLAEGFSDYALVSHDTDLENLRETDYYRGLVHGGQETGQALEMDQGA; from the coding sequence ATGAAAGAAGAACACGTGGCCCTGCGACACGACAGATTATTCGGCCCGGCGGCGCTTCTGATCCTTATTCTTGCCGCCTTCGCATGTTATCAAAACGCCCTTGACGGCCCGTTTTTCCTGGACGACGGCGACCATTTGGGCGACAACCGGTATATCCGGGTGACGAGCCTTTCTCCGAACGCCCTCTGCGATGCGGCCTTTCTGGGGCCCTCCCCCAACCGCCCGGTCCCCAAGCTGACCTTTGCCCTGGATTATTACCGGGCCGGGCTTTCCACAAGAAACTTCCGCGCGGTCAACGTCGCCCTGCACGCGGCCACTGCCTTCATGGCCTGTCTTCTGCTGTTCCTGGTTCTGGGAGCCCCCGGAACCGCCGAGCGCCTGCATAAAAACCGGCGGACAATAGCCTTTTGCGCGGCCCTTTTGTGGATGCTCTCCCCGGTCCAGACCCAGAGCGTGAGCTACATCGTCCAGCGCATGAACATCCTGGCCGCCTTTTTCTATCTTTCGGCCTTCGTGGCCTATATAAAGGCCCGATCAAGCGCCCGCGCCGGTTTTCGCGCCGCCTGGTTCACCCTTTGCGGCCTTTGCGCCCTCCTTGCTGCGGGCTCCAAGGAAAACGCGGCCATGCTGCCGTTTTTCCTTCTTCTGTACGAGTGGTTTTTCTTTCAGGACCTGGACACGGGATGGCTCAAGCGCCGGGGCGCGGCGTATTTTCTGCTCTCGATGGTCTTTCTGTTGGCCGTGGGACTTGTCGCCATGGGCCTTCATCCGGTGCAAAGCCTTGCCGGGCCTTATCAGGTGCGCAACTTCACCATGGCCGAGCGGCTTCTTACCCAGGCCAGGGTGGTGGTCCACTATCTTTCCATACTTGTCGCGCCCCTGCCGGAAAGGCTCAATTTCGACCACGATTTTCCCCTCTCCACCGGTCTTTTTTCGCCGGTCACAACGTTTTTTTCCGCCCTCTTCATTTTTTCCGCAGCCCTTTCACCGCTATTTCTGGCCAGGCGGCACAGGCTTCTCTCCTTTTCCATCCTGTGGTTTTTCGGAAACCTCGTGATGGAATCCTCGGTGATCGGCCTTGAGATGGTTTTCGAGCACAGGCTCTACCTGCCGTCCCTGTTCTTTTTCCTCGCCGTGGTGATGGCGATTTTCAGCGTCTTCAAAAACAGCCGCCGGGCGGTCGTCCTGTGCATCATCCTGGTCCTGGCTTCGGGACTCGGAACCCGCGTAAGAAACGAGGCGTGGGCGGGGTCCATTTCCATGTGGCAGGACGCCGTGAAAAAGTCGCCCCAAAAGGCCCGGCCACGTTACAGCCTGGCCGTCGCCCTCTACAGGGAAGGCAGGCTCGCCGAGGCTGAGGGCGAGGCCCGGAAGGCGGTGAAGCTGGACCCCTTGGACCCCGATGCCTGGTTCAACCTTGGGCGGATACTCGAACACCCGGACATCGACAAGCTAACAGAGGCAGTTGCAGCCTACCGCGAGGCCGTAAGGCTCGGCCCCCGCGACTACATGCCCCTCATCAACTGCTCCTTTGCGCTGGCCAAGCTGGGGAACTTTGACAAGGCCCGCGCAACCCTCGCCCCGGCCCTCAAGGCCTCGCCCGGCGATCCCCTGGTCCAGCTTACTGCGGGCAGAATCCTCCTCCACGAAAAAAAGCCCGAAAAGGCCTTGAACCACCTTCGTTTGGCCCAGGCCCAGGCCCCCGACATGGCCCTGGTTTACGAGAGCATGGGAACCGCCCTGGCCCAGCTGTATCTTTACCGGAAGGCAGGCGAAAATTTTGAAAAGGCGGCGCAGCTTGACCCGGAAAACGCCTCGGCCCTCAGCAACTGGGGCCACAGCCTGTATCGCCTTGGCCGATACCGCGAAGCCAAGGCCCTCTACGCAAAGGCCGTTTCATTGGACCCGGAGAACGTGGACGCGCTCTTGACACTCGCGGTGATGGAAAACCTGACCGGCAGGCCTCTTAGCGCCATTTCCGTCTACAAGCGGGCTTCTGCGGTCGATCCCTTGAACCCCTTGTGCAAGACCGCCGAAAAACGAGGCTTGAGGCTTGAGGCAAGGTACGGGGCCGCACGGGCTTCAGCGGAAAAACTTGCGGCCTCGCTGAAAACAAATCCAGCCAACCCTGCCGCCCTCTTGGAACTGGGAGTCAACCTGGAAAGGATGGGCGATTACAAGGGGGCCATAAACGCATATCTGGCGGCGGAAAGGCTCGCCCCCAAGGTGGGTGAAATAAAGAACAACCTGGGGCTCATCGCCATGAAAGAGGAAAATTATCCCAGGGCCAGGGAATACTTTTCCGCAGCCCTTGCCCTGAACGAAAAAAACATGGCGGCCATTTACAACCTCATGTGCCTTTACTCCCGCACCAACGACAGGGACAGCGCCGTAAAGTGGCTTAAAAGGCTTCTGGCCGAAGGCTTTTCTGACTACGCCCTTGTCTCTCACGACACGGACCTGGAAAATCTGCGGGAAACCGATTATTATCGCGGACTTGTGCACGGAGGGCAGGAAACGGGCCAGGCTTTGGAAATGGATCAGGGCGCTTGA
- a CDS encoding SDR family oxidoreductase, with protein MKNVLVTGAAGFIGSHVVRDLLESTGARVRAVIRPGEKASSLEGLDVERMEGDILDRGFVDRAMKGVDTLFHLAAVYSVWMPDWKPLWEINLQGTRNVLWSAIKQQVQKVVYTSSVSAIGVLPGKTPSDETTPFNQYGLLHHYVLSKYLSQQEALGFAAAGLDLTVVNPAFPFGEDDKAPTPTGQAMINMVKGLSRFDFPGGINLVDVKDVARGHVLAAEKGRSGELYILSNLNVTIKEFYLLVCQAAGIEPKWTPKVPTFLMRGLSGLLTEWSDRVSQRPPLSTPADIRYASNYLFFDNGKAVRELGLSFAPVGPSLERSVAWFRKNGYV; from the coding sequence ATGAAAAACGTTCTGGTTACAGGCGCTGCCGGGTTTATCGGCTCACACGTGGTGCGCGACCTTCTTGAAAGCACCGGTGCGCGGGTGCGGGCGGTGATCAGGCCCGGCGAAAAGGCCTCCAGCCTGGAAGGGCTTGATGTCGAGAGGATGGAGGGGGACATCCTGGACCGGGGCTTTGTGGACCGGGCCATGAAAGGGGTCGACACGCTCTTCCATCTGGCGGCGGTCTATTCGGTCTGGATGCCGGACTGGAAACCTTTATGGGAGATAAACCTTCAGGGCACGCGGAACGTCCTGTGGTCGGCTATAAAACAACAGGTGCAAAAGGTGGTCTATACTTCGAGCGTTTCGGCCATAGGCGTGCTGCCGGGCAAAACGCCGAGCGACGAAACCACTCCGTTCAACCAATACGGTCTTCTACACCACTACGTGCTTTCCAAATACCTTTCACAGCAGGAGGCCTTGGGCTTCGCCGCAGCCGGGCTCGACCTCACCGTGGTCAACCCCGCGTTTCCTTTCGGCGAAGATGATAAAGCCCCCACGCCCACTGGCCAGGCCATGATCAATATGGTGAAGGGACTCAGCAGGTTCGACTTTCCGGGGGGGATCAATCTGGTGGACGTGAAAGACGTGGCTCGCGGCCATGTCCTGGCCGCAGAGAAAGGCCGGTCCGGGGAGCTTTACATCCTTTCAAACCTGAACGTGACCATAAAGGAGTTCTATCTTTTGGTCTGTCAGGCCGCAGGAATCGAGCCCAAATGGACCCCCAAGGTCCCCACCTTTCTGATGCGCGGGTTGTCCGGCCTGCTTACCGAATGGTCCGACAGGGTCAGCCAAAGGCCGCCGCTTTCAACCCCTGCGGATATTCGCTATGCCTCCAATTATCTTTTTTTCGATAACGGAAAGGCGGTAAGGGAACTCGGCCTCAGCTTCGCGCCGGTTGGGCCATCTTTGGAGCGCTCGGTGGCCTGGTTTCGAAAAAACGGATACGTTTGA
- the ispG gene encoding flavodoxin-dependent (E)-4-hydroxy-3-methylbut-2-enyl-diphosphate synthase codes for MPGIDRRKTRTVFMGKTPIGGDSPIAVQSMTNTDTRDAFATLDQVRQLASAGCEIVRVAVPDEDAVAALREISAHSPVPIVADIHFDHRLAIAAAETGVAGLRINPGNIGGQAKVAEVIAAAKANGLCVRIGVNAGSLEKKLVDRHGGPTPLAMAESALIHADFVGAMGFDNFKVSLKASDILKTIEAHRIFARKSDAPLHVGITEAGTMFSGAVKSAVGLGILFFEGLGDTVRVSLAGDPLPEVRTAYTILKALGLRRRGPDIIACPTCGRTEMDASGLAERVEQAVSGFRAPLSIAVMGCVVNGPGEAREADVGVAGGRGTGILFRKGKVLKKFAESELFDRLMAEIRAMEEDYLERNA; via the coding sequence ATGCCAGGCATCGATCGCAGAAAAACCCGCACCGTGTTCATGGGAAAGACGCCCATCGGCGGGGATTCGCCCATAGCGGTGCAGTCCATGACCAACACGGACACCCGCGACGCTTTCGCCACCCTGGATCAGGTGCGCCAGCTTGCATCCGCCGGTTGCGAGATAGTGCGGGTGGCCGTGCCGGATGAAGATGCGGTCGCGGCCCTGAGGGAAATTTCTGCTCATTCGCCGGTACCCATAGTGGCCGATATCCACTTCGATCACCGCCTGGCAATCGCGGCTGCTGAAACAGGCGTGGCCGGGCTTCGCATCAATCCGGGAAACATCGGGGGCCAGGCCAAGGTGGCCGAGGTCATCGCCGCAGCCAAAGCCAACGGACTGTGCGTCCGCATCGGGGTCAACGCTGGGAGCCTTGAAAAAAAACTGGTGGACCGCCACGGCGGCCCCACGCCTCTGGCCATGGCCGAAAGCGCCTTGATACACGCGGACTTCGTGGGGGCCATGGGTTTCGACAATTTCAAGGTATCCTTGAAGGCATCGGATATTCTAAAGACCATCGAGGCCCACCGGATTTTCGCCCGAAAATCCGACGCCCCCCTTCACGTGGGCATAACCGAGGCAGGAACCATGTTTTCGGGCGCGGTGAAAAGCGCGGTGGGCCTGGGAATCCTCTTTTTCGAGGGGCTTGGCGACACCGTGCGGGTGTCCCTGGCTGGCGACCCTCTGCCGGAAGTCCGCACCGCCTACACCATCTTAAAGGCTCTGGGCCTGCGGAGGCGCGGCCCGGACATCATCGCCTGCCCCACCTGCGGGCGCACGGAAATGGACGCATCGGGCCTTGCCGAGCGAGTGGAGCAGGCGGTTTCGGGTTTCCGCGCCCCCTTGTCCATCGCAGTGATGGGCTGCGTGGTTAACGGCCCCGGAGAGGCCAGGGAGGCCGACGTGGGCGTCGCTGGCGGCAGGGGAACCGGGATTTTGTTCAGAAAAGGCAAGGTGCTGAAAAAGTTCGCGGAATCCGAATTGTTCGATCGACTCATGGCCGAGATAAGGGCCATGGAAGAAGATTACCTGGAAAGGAATGCATGA
- a CDS encoding porin, whose translation MKKLMLLAVVAALVVAIAAPAFAVTTEFKGAYRIRGFYDSSRLLDDAQANSHAWMNMRLRLMTTFVINENMQIVTRFDALDNKRWSAGEDNSGDIDFERAYMKIKTQYGLFEAGRMQARMFGTSFQDSEIDADRIKYTMKYSDFILGAVFEKIAEADSLTFPFPDYSDTDAATYYLFGVYKTEPLTAGLLVGYTNSKAASDYVGVGSTPYDSNFWTIDPYFTYKFDAFSVQGEAMFRTGNAMEYDRKQYAALNAGLKDIDWDAWSYNLEGTYAYGPMSFQLGYAWMQGQGSNANDTKVKTLGTLGTDWDKLWILTAGATKNNGDLATGLGGAGNINAGVGANGAKIFYVGVGYKPFDNLALNFVYGNAKAEAPVDSTWSKDYGSEYDFNLVYSINPNLQYTFIAAYLDSGDFWQFGDSKMKLENNYSLFNEIEMSF comes from the coding sequence ATGAAGAAACTTATGTTGTTGGCAGTGGTTGCGGCCCTGGTGGTCGCGATAGCTGCCCCTGCCTTCGCCGTTACGACGGAGTTCAAGGGCGCCTATCGGATTCGCGGTTTCTATGATTCCTCACGCCTGCTGGATGATGCACAGGCAAATTCCCACGCTTGGATGAACATGCGGCTTAGGCTCATGACCACCTTCGTGATCAACGAGAACATGCAGATTGTCACCCGCTTCGACGCCCTTGACAACAAGCGTTGGTCCGCAGGCGAAGACAACTCCGGCGACATCGATTTCGAGCGCGCCTACATGAAGATCAAGACCCAGTACGGCCTTTTCGAAGCCGGACGCATGCAGGCCCGCATGTTCGGAACCTCCTTCCAGGATTCCGAAATCGATGCTGACCGCATCAAGTACACCATGAAGTACAGCGATTTCATCCTTGGCGCGGTTTTCGAGAAGATCGCGGAAGCTGACAGCCTCACCTTCCCGTTCCCCGATTACAGCGATACCGACGCAGCCACCTACTACCTGTTCGGCGTTTACAAGACCGAGCCCCTCACTGCAGGTCTTCTGGTCGGCTACACCAACTCCAAGGCTGCTTCCGACTATGTAGGCGTTGGCAGCACGCCCTATGATTCCAACTTCTGGACCATCGATCCTTATTTCACCTACAAGTTCGACGCCTTCTCCGTGCAGGGCGAAGCCATGTTCCGCACCGGAAACGCCATGGAATATGACCGCAAGCAGTATGCAGCCCTCAATGCCGGCCTCAAAGACATTGATTGGGATGCGTGGTCCTACAACCTGGAAGGCACCTATGCATACGGCCCCATGAGCTTCCAGCTTGGTTACGCATGGATGCAGGGCCAGGGCTCTAACGCCAACGACACCAAGGTGAAGACTCTTGGCACCCTGGGCACTGATTGGGACAAGCTGTGGATTCTCACCGCTGGCGCCACCAAAAATAACGGCGACCTGGCCACCGGCCTGGGCGGCGCGGGCAACATCAACGCGGGCGTAGGCGCAAACGGCGCAAAGATTTTCTACGTGGGCGTCGGCTACAAGCCCTTTGACAATCTTGCACTCAACTTCGTGTACGGCAACGCCAAGGCCGAAGCTCCCGTTGACAGCACCTGGAGCAAGGATTACGGTTCCGAGTATGACTTCAACCTGGTCTACTCCATCAACCCCAACCTCCAGTACACCTTCATCGCTGCTTACCTGGATTCCGGCGATTTCTGGCAGTTCGGCGATTCCAAGATGAAGCTTGAGAACAACTACTCCCTGTTCAACGAAATCGAGATGTCCTTCTAG